From the Lolium perenne isolate Kyuss_39 unplaced genomic scaffold, Kyuss_2.0 unplaced30, whole genome shotgun sequence genome, the window GAGAACATGGAGATCACGGCCCGCGTAGCCAACTGGAAGAAGTTGAGGGTGACATGGACCGATGAGCTGCAACACAAGTTCGTTGGAGCTGTCAAACAGCTCGGCATTGCTAGTAAGTGCTCACATTTCGTTGCATGTTCACCGGAAAGAGTGTAtggttcttggatttattttctgTAACAAGAAGTTTTGACAATGCAAATGCAGAGGCGGCTCCAAAGAAGATACTGCAGATGATGGATGTAGATTACCTAACAAGAGAGAATGTTGCGAGCCATCTTCAGGTTTAATTTATTCCCTTATGCTATCTTATATTCTTGTGTTCATAGTCTTTCTAGACTATATATTCTAGACTAACGTTTTTTGTGTACAAGTCCAAGCTTTAGTAACACCTCTTTTATGTAGATGTGTTTAAGAAACTTTTAGTGAACTTTCCTTCGTGAAAATGTGAGAAACATCTGATATAGTGTATGCCCCACATTTTCTTGCGTTTTTTAAACGATGCAGCACCATCATAACTTTATGTTTCCCACATTCTTCCCATAAGCATGAATCTCATATTTGTTCTGGCCTATCTTGATATTTCAGAAGTATCGACTCAAGTTGAAAAAAGGGCTCAGGGGTGAAAGGAAGTCTTATCCGAACTTGTCCCCGTACGTGAACATGTATCACCAGGGAAACTCCAGTAATTATCATGAATATCCGAGAGGACAGCCGTCATCAGCATTTGCCTTTCGGGGTTCAAACACTCTTTTCGCAGCCCCATTAGTGTTAGGAACTCATGATGTGTCAATCCAGTCGAGGAAATGGGCTACGGGGATAGTCGACCATGATGGCAGCATGCTGAGACATGCCGTGCCGTGGGTGCCTGACGCAAGAAGGAGCCATGGTTCCGGTCCTCCCTTCAACCCATTTGCAAAAACATCAGGTCACATAATGTCTCATACATTTCCTCCTAACCATTCTGGCAAAGCCTACGCAAACATGTTGCGCGAAAAATTGTTGCAGGCAAGTGGCGGCTCCTTTGCAGAAATGGCAAATGGTGGGATGTTAGAGCCTGTAAACGGATTCCAGGTGCAGTCTCCAGAATTTGTCAGCCAGTGCTCCACTCTGATGAACATGGCACCTTCTGCGGTCGGCGCGTGTCGCAACGCGCAATTTCCGTGCCTTGTTGGAAGCTCTAGCAATCCCTGGCAGAATGTGGCATCATCAAGTTTtcctggtcatatggatggaacaCCACTAGCTCAATCACAGGTGAACATCCCCCAGATCAACCAACCGCCAAGCTTTGCAACCTTACCTGGCCAGATACTGCCGATGTTTCAAAATGTAGAGCAGATGGCGCCATTCAACATGGCAAGGAACACAGCCCCAGTAGAGATGACCAATGACAACATTTCACCAATGACCCAAATGGTCAAAGGTGGAAGCACCACCTCTGTGTTGCATAACCTTCAGGCTGACAGTTCTTTCGCGCTAACTCAGATGACCAATATTGGAAAAATCAGCTCTGCGTTGCATGAGCTTCAGGCAGGCAGTTCTGTCGAGCCGACTCAGAAGGTTACTGGCGGGGAAAATGCATATATCGCTCACCCTATGCTGGAAGGGCCAGTTGATCTGCGAGCTCCTGATGATCAACCAATCTACAGCAACCCCTTATTTTTTGATGATATCTATGCCAACCAGGTAATAGAACTTTTTCCTCATTCTTTCACTGCACATTGCGTACTCATTTTAATTTGCCAGCTTTATGGTGTATCTAAGTAAAGATTTTTCTTCTCACTGCAGGATCTCAGTGATGATGCTTTCTTCAGCGGAGGATGTTAGTTCGTTTGTTCACCCAAACCTGTCTGAGTGGTATTTCTTCATTGTGTGTAGGCCAGATGTTGATCATCAGTTCATGGTTCTTGCACACTGTATCTGTGGAATTGTGCGGAAAAAATGCTGAATTGTAGTAGCTACTACAATTTACTTCACTACATTTTAGATTGCATGTAATGAGACTTGCGCGGACACAGAAAAACAATAAGAGTGTCAAACGTCATATGAAATGAGAGATTGAAAAAGTAGTGTGTCATGTGTCATCTATGCCCTCTGGGTCTATCCTATAATCCTATATGTTTTTTTTTCTATATGTGAGATTCAGATGTAAGGTCATCGTACACTctctcatttttcttttgatccattctTTTTTGCTCACTTGAGCCATATCCATCACCACAAAAAGACCTCCTCACCGCCTGCTATATTCTCACCGTACCGAATTTTGAAGAGTATGTCAAATTATGTTGATTTTTGTTCATGATGGACTATTCCGGATGGGTGCATCCGCTGCTAATGACATGGCGTTTATTGATTAATGGCTAGGAACCGCTCAATGGAGCACACGGGGAGTGCTGTATCCGTGGGGAGAGGGCCTAAGTTTGGGTAGCTGTTCGAGCCAACCAGATTAATAAAACTGAGAAAATTAATTCGGGAGGAATATCTATTCTACACATACAGTTACACAATTTTTCCTCCTGGCGACCTGGCGATTCTCAGGCGATTTCGCGCTGCCGCCGTTTCCGTCCCCGCCCCGACCTCCCGCCGACGCTGGTACTCGCCGGTGCGTCCGGCGGAGGAGCAtgtccattccgaagtggacgacGGGTTTCCCATCGTTCGCGGAGGAGGTGAATATGGGGGAGGAGAGGGCGCGGAGGAGAAGGAAGCGGCGATGGCGGAGGAGAGAAGGCATGCGCTGCTGCGGCGGAAGCTGCTGATCCTCCAGATTAGCCTTGCGTCCCCGTGGGCGATCGAGCAGATGGCAAAGGGATGGCGACCGCAGATCTCAGGGCAGGGGCTCGAGGAGCAGGTGGCCGCGATGCTGGCGATGATCAAGCTCAAGGATCCCGAAGACCCGAAGCGGCTAATGGTGGAGCAAGGTCTGGAGGATCTGGAAAATTGGACGCCGTGAAGACCTCGTCTCGGAGCCTGTCGCTGAGGCCTCCGTTGCTTCTGCCTGGCGGTGTTGGGGCGTGGGCTGAGGGGCCAGCTGGTCCTCAACGTGATGCGGCTCATCGGCGGAGGATGGAGAGGATTCGCCGGGGAAATCCGTCCCCGACGAGAAGCTTCTCGCCGGAGAGGATGAGGAATGCTAGGAGGAGTCCCCAGAGATTGGCCCCACCGTGCAGCCGCGCTACGTTGGCAGCCACGGGGGGCCGTCGATTGGATCCGCCTGATCGAAATCGGGCCGTTGGTGGCCTCTCTGGGCTGGCGGATTTTAGAAATATGCCTTCAGTTCTGGATATAGGGGTGGACGCTCCGCCCATCTCAGACAAAAATCGCCTAGTCGGATCTAGGGCTCCGCCTGGTTCTCAGACCCTCGTCTAGGTCAGgagggagttggttcaggcgagaTCCTTCTCTCCAGCCGATTGCTACCCTTCCAGAGCGGGTTTCCTGCCCAATCCACCAGTGATCAATTTCTCGGAGCTGTGGGAGCTGAAGAAGGGAGGAGATAGTT encodes:
- the LOC127328962 gene encoding two-component response regulator ARR1-like, with the protein product MTICHAVLSVDEEKDTMLKAITHGACEYLAKPVNIKQLKNIWKHVIRKKPGVVNHMSSDEDDAYHRARPGIAEDEQSGAKSKKFSKKKKIDGDDSDENMEITARVANWKKLRVTWTDELQHKFVGAVKQLGIAKAAPKKILQMMDVDYLTRENVASHLQASGGSFAEMANGGMLEPVNGFQVQSPEFVSQCSTLMNMAPSAVGACRNAQFPCLVGSSSNPWQNVASSSFPGHMDGTPLAQSQVNIPQINQPPSFATLPGQILPMFQNVEQMAPFNMARNTAPVEMTNDNISPMTQMVKGGSTTSVLHNLQADSSFALTQMTNIGKISSALHELQAGSSVEPTQKVTGGENAYIAHPMLEGPVDLRAPDDQPIYSNPLFFDDIYANQDLSDDAFFSGGC